Proteins encoded in a region of the Novipirellula caenicola genome:
- a CDS encoding DUF1553 domain-containing protein, translating to MKRALALVVLAIILPSLAAAEVVDFVRDVRPIFEKHCYSCHGESKQKSGLRLDIKSEAFKGGDGYGELVVPGDVDDSPLIELVSSDDEDSRMPPGDHPLSPAEIATLTRWVEQNAVWPDGVDLAVLEDRLDHWSFKPLAKAIVPDVKNKAWPRSDVDRFVLARLESEGLIPAPPADPRIWLRRVTLDLTGLPPTPEDVDAFLQAVGDDDTAYEAVVDRLLQSPRYGERWAQHWLDVVRYADTHGFEVNTERPNAWPYRDYVIDAFNNDTPYDQFIREQIVGDALDQNAATGFLITASVLLPGQIGKDEPSKRLARQDSIDEIVVNITQTFLGLSVGCARCHDHKFDPISLHDYYAMQAFVAGVEYADRELDPAEAKSRRSESAKLKQQLTDLDHQLARFTPLAGSAAERPAINARLNTDRFAPVRTKRVRFTIHATNKLEPCIDELEIFDTAGNNLALDNRGATVTSSGNKTQKNRHELRFLNDGRYGNSRSWMSNQTGKGWVEIELAEAAEIERVAWGRDREGKFADRLATEYTIEVADENGAWTTVADASDRAPFDAGKSKPAAFSTEGLAADEAAQATKLHHRRTELEKRIASLAEIPLAFAGKFRTPDAIHLLRRGDPEQPEDLVPPAVLASFGSVSLPVDSPEQQRRAVLADWITDPANPLTARVMVNRIWQGHFGMGIVETASDFGRMGTKPTHPELLDWMARQFIDSGWSVKQMHRTIVLSATYRQSTQFDEDAFATDADGRLLWRFPTRRLDAETIRDSMLMTGGRLDFKMGGRGFNLFNQRGGLSGFTPVESFSGDGLRRMIYAHKVRRERDAVFGAFDCPDGGQSTARRIESTTPIQALNLFNSRFTLEQSEAFAMRVKSESNADDLEPQIRRVYQIALNREPAAEEVSDAIPVVRDYGLQSLCRALFNSNEFLFLP from the coding sequence ATGAAAAGAGCTCTCGCCCTCGTCGTGCTCGCCATCATTCTGCCAAGCCTTGCTGCAGCCGAAGTTGTCGATTTCGTTCGCGATGTTCGACCCATTTTCGAAAAACATTGCTATTCCTGTCACGGCGAATCGAAGCAAAAGAGCGGGCTGCGACTGGATATCAAATCCGAAGCCTTCAAAGGGGGCGATGGCTACGGCGAGCTGGTCGTTCCAGGCGATGTGGACGACAGCCCGCTGATTGAACTGGTCAGCAGCGATGACGAAGATTCACGGATGCCGCCCGGTGACCATCCGCTCTCGCCCGCCGAGATCGCGACGTTGACCCGCTGGGTCGAACAAAACGCGGTCTGGCCCGACGGCGTTGACCTTGCTGTGCTCGAGGATCGACTCGACCACTGGTCGTTCAAGCCGCTGGCGAAAGCGATTGTTCCTGACGTTAAAAACAAAGCGTGGCCTCGCAGCGATGTCGACCGCTTCGTGCTCGCTCGCCTAGAAAGCGAAGGCCTCATCCCGGCGCCGCCCGCCGATCCGCGAATCTGGCTGCGACGAGTGACCTTGGATTTGACCGGGCTGCCACCGACGCCCGAGGATGTGGATGCGTTTCTGCAAGCGGTGGGCGACGATGACACTGCCTACGAAGCCGTGGTGGACCGCTTGCTGCAATCGCCTCGTTACGGCGAACGCTGGGCTCAGCATTGGTTGGACGTGGTGCGATATGCCGATACGCACGGTTTCGAAGTCAACACGGAACGGCCAAACGCATGGCCCTATCGTGACTACGTCATTGATGCTTTTAACAATGACACTCCCTATGACCAATTTATTCGTGAACAAATCGTTGGCGATGCATTGGATCAGAATGCGGCGACCGGATTTCTGATTACCGCATCGGTGTTGTTGCCGGGCCAGATTGGAAAGGACGAACCGTCAAAGCGTTTGGCACGACAGGATTCGATTGATGAGATCGTCGTCAACATCACCCAGACGTTTCTTGGTTTGAGCGTCGGCTGTGCACGCTGTCACGACCACAAATTTGATCCGATCTCGCTACACGACTATTACGCGATGCAGGCGTTTGTTGCCGGAGTCGAGTATGCCGATCGTGAACTTGATCCCGCCGAAGCCAAGTCGCGACGCAGCGAGTCGGCAAAGCTGAAACAGCAACTGACCGATCTGGATCACCAACTTGCTCGCTTCACACCACTGGCTGGTTCCGCAGCCGAGCGTCCTGCGATCAACGCACGACTGAATACCGACCGTTTCGCCCCGGTGCGAACCAAGCGTGTGCGTTTCACGATCCACGCGACCAACAAGTTAGAGCCGTGTATCGACGAGCTGGAGATCTTTGACACCGCGGGCAACAATCTCGCATTGGACAATCGCGGTGCGACCGTCACATCTTCGGGCAATAAAACTCAAAAGAACCGTCACGAGCTGCGGTTTCTCAACGACGGACGCTACGGCAATTCGCGAAGCTGGATGTCCAACCAGACGGGAAAAGGCTGGGTCGAAATCGAGTTGGCTGAAGCGGCGGAAATCGAACGCGTCGCCTGGGGCCGCGATCGCGAAGGCAAATTCGCTGACCGGTTAGCGACCGAGTACACGATCGAAGTGGCGGACGAAAATGGAGCGTGGACAACGGTCGCCGACGCGTCGGATCGAGCTCCGTTTGATGCGGGCAAATCCAAACCGGCTGCGTTTTCGACCGAAGGACTCGCCGCCGACGAAGCTGCTCAGGCGACCAAGCTGCATCACCGCAGGACGGAGCTCGAGAAGCGGATTGCCAGCTTAGCCGAGATTCCATTGGCGTTTGCCGGGAAATTCCGCACCCCCGATGCCATTCATCTGCTTCGCCGTGGTGACCCCGAGCAGCCCGAGGACTTGGTACCACCCGCGGTGCTGGCGTCATTCGGATCGGTCTCGCTGCCCGTCGACTCGCCCGAGCAGCAGCGGCGAGCCGTGCTGGCGGACTGGATCACCGATCCGGCCAACCCGCTGACCGCTCGCGTGATGGTGAACCGGATTTGGCAGGGCCATTTTGGGATGGGGATCGTCGAAACCGCCAGCGACTTTGGCCGGATGGGAACGAAACCGACCCACCCCGAACTGTTGGACTGGATGGCACGCCAATTCATCGACTCTGGCTGGTCGGTCAAGCAAATGCACCGCACAATCGTCTTGTCGGCTACCTATCGGCAATCGACCCAGTTCGATGAGGATGCGTTTGCAACCGATGCCGACGGACGGTTGCTGTGGCGTTTCCCTACGCGTCGCTTGGATGCCGAAACGATCCGCGATTCGATGCTGATGACCGGCGGCCGGCTGGATTTCAAGATGGGCGGACGCGGATTCAATCTGTTTAACCAGCGTGGTGGTTTGTCCGGGTTCACTCCGGTCGAATCGTTCAGCGGCGACGGGCTCAGACGAATGATTTACGCTCACAAAGTCCGCCGCGAACGCGATGCGGTGTTCGGGGCGTTTGATTGTCCCGATGGAGGACAAAGTACGGCTCGGCGAATCGAATCGACCACGCCGATCCAAGCCCTAAATCTATTCAACAGTCGGTTTACACTCGAACAATCCGAAGCTTTTGCGATGCGAGTAAAATCGGAATCGAACGCAGACGATCTCGAGCCGCAGATTCGCCGCGTGTACCAGATTGCACTAAACCGAGAACCCGCGGCGGAAGAGGTTTCTGATGCGATCCCCGTCGTCCGCGATTACGGATTGCAATCACTTTGCCGCGCGCTGTTTAACAGTAACGAATTTTTGTTCTTGCCTTGA
- a CDS encoding DUF1501 domain-containing protein, which translates to MNDHDPMLSRSEFSSLNRRGFLSSTASALGSVALLDLLGGGTAQAASPAIDPARPFVPRASHYPAKAKNVLVIFCAGAVSQLETWDYKPELIKQDGKPLAGGPAVTFQGPAGDLARPQYKFRQRGQTGKWVSDMIPHLAELTDDIAFIHSLTSKSNTHGPAENFLSTGNILDGFPSLGSWATYALGSENANLPAYVAIPDPRGVPQNGSNNWGPGFLPAAFQGTPLSSKNPIRHLTSDGVGADADQATRSLLQRMNERHQDQHPGNGKLAARIASYELAARMQLSVPEISDLSTEPAHVLRSYGADDESNLTRAAFARNCILARRMIERGVRFVQVFNGAYASGGELNWDGHSKLKEQYDKHAAILDQPTAALIKDMKSRGLLEDTLVVWCTEFGRMPFFQKGAKGRDHNPDGFTCWLTGAGVKPGVSHGVTDELGQKAVQDIRPLYDFNATILHLLGLDHERLTFEHNGVQRRLTNVEGDVIHEVLA; encoded by the coding sequence ATGAACGATCACGATCCAATGCTATCCCGCAGCGAATTCTCGTCACTGAATCGACGTGGGTTTCTGAGCAGCACTGCCTCGGCACTCGGCTCGGTCGCGCTGCTCGATTTACTCGGTGGCGGCACCGCCCAAGCTGCGTCGCCCGCGATCGATCCCGCTCGACCGTTTGTTCCCCGTGCTTCGCATTACCCGGCCAAGGCCAAGAATGTGTTGGTAATTTTTTGTGCTGGAGCGGTTAGCCAGCTCGAGACGTGGGACTACAAACCCGAGCTGATTAAACAGGACGGCAAGCCGTTAGCCGGTGGTCCGGCGGTGACGTTTCAAGGACCGGCCGGAGACCTGGCTCGACCTCAATACAAGTTCCGGCAACGCGGTCAAACCGGAAAATGGGTCAGCGACATGATTCCGCATTTGGCCGAATTGACTGACGACATCGCGTTTATTCATTCGTTAACGAGCAAGAGTAACACGCACGGACCGGCCGAGAATTTCCTGTCGACCGGCAACATTTTGGACGGTTTCCCAAGTCTCGGGTCGTGGGCGACATACGCGTTGGGCAGCGAAAATGCGAACCTGCCCGCTTACGTGGCAATCCCCGACCCTCGCGGCGTTCCTCAAAATGGATCAAACAATTGGGGGCCTGGTTTCCTGCCGGCTGCATTCCAAGGCACACCGCTGAGTTCAAAGAATCCAATTCGGCATCTGACCTCCGACGGCGTCGGCGCGGATGCCGATCAAGCGACCCGTTCGCTGTTGCAGCGGATGAACGAACGACATCAGGATCAGCATCCTGGCAACGGAAAATTGGCGGCACGAATCGCCAGCTACGAATTGGCGGCGCGGATGCAATTGAGTGTTCCTGAGATCAGCGACCTGAGTACCGAGCCGGCGCATGTGCTTCGCAGCTATGGCGCCGACGATGAATCAAATCTAACGCGAGCCGCATTCGCACGCAACTGTATCCTCGCGCGGCGGATGATCGAACGTGGCGTTCGCTTTGTCCAAGTGTTCAACGGCGCCTACGCCAGCGGTGGCGAGTTGAACTGGGACGGACACAGCAAGTTGAAAGAACAATACGACAAACATGCCGCCATCTTGGATCAACCGACTGCGGCGTTGATCAAGGACATGAAGTCACGGGGGTTACTTGAAGACACGTTGGTGGTGTGGTGCACCGAGTTTGGTCGCATGCCGTTCTTCCAAAAAGGAGCGAAGGGCCGCGACCACAACCCCGACGGCTTTACGTGTTGGTTAACCGGAGCGGGAGTGAAGCCCGGCGTCAGCCACGGCGTGACCGATGAACTGGGCCAGAAAGCGGTACAAGACATTCGCCCGCTATACGATTTCAACGCCACAATCCTGCACCTATTGGGCCTCGATCACGAGCGATTGACGTTCGAGCACAACGGAGTCCAGCGCCGGCTAACGAACGTCGAAGGCGATGTGATCCACGAAGTCCTAGCGTGA